The window ttttgtgcATTGAAGCCTTCAATAAACTGTTCATTTCATTGGTGTTTCTATTGAAGGACTTGTTGTTGATGATCCCCGCATGCTGATCAGCTACTTTGCAGTCTTCATGCTGGCTGGCTTCAAGCTTCGGGCTGATCGCCTTGGTAACTTTTCAGGATCATCAACATATCGTCAGATTATGTTTCAACGTAGAAACACATTCATTTGGAGAGATCTCTCTTTTGAAACCAAGAGCATGTGGACCTTTGTCGACTATTTGAGGCTTTACTGCTATTGCCATTTGTTggatcttgtgcttattttaatattgattacTGGTACACTCGAGTATGACATTTTGCATCTTGGTTATCTTGCATTTGCTTTGGTATTCTTTCGCATGAGACTTGaaatattgaagaagaagaaccaaatCTTCAAGTTCTTGCGCATTTATAACTTTGCTGTTATTATTCTCTCTCTTGCTTATCAGTCCCCTTTTGTTGGTGGACCAAGTTCTGGGAAGTGTGAGAAGAATTACATTTATGAGATGATTGGCTTTTATAAATATGATTATGGGTTTCGGATTACTGCTAGATCTGCAATCGTAGAGATTATCATATTTTTGCTTGTAGCACTTCAGTCATACATGTTTTCCTCTAAAGAGTTTGATTATGTATGTCGATACCTGGAAGCAGAGCAAATTGGTGCTATTGTGCATGAACAGGAGAAAAAGGCGGCATGGAAAACTGCACAGTTACAACAAATTCGTGAAAGTGAGGTCAAAAAGCGACAGCGTAATATGCAGGTTGAGAAGATGAAAGCTGAAATGCTCAACCTACAAGTACAACTCCATAGTTTGAACACGTCAGCCAATTGTATTGATGGATTTTCTCACAGTGGTGAGGGTCTAAGAAGGAGGCGGAGCAATTCTATTATTTCAACCCATGACATTAGAATCCCTGACAAAGAAGAACAGTTTCCTGAGAGACTCGATCATGCAATGAGAGAGGATTCTGTTCTCCCAACTGAACTTGAATCATCATCTACTTCCATGAATGTGGAAACTTCATTCACAGAGGAGTACATGAAGCATTCAGTGGATTCTCCTGTGTGTGAAATTACTGAAATAGATATTGACAACAATTCTAGTGATTCGGACAAAAAGGGGAAGGGGCAAGCAAAAGAACACCCATTGAGATCTGCTGTGCAACTAATAGGTGATGGTGTTTCCCAGGTACAGTCCATTGGAAATCAGGCAGTTAATAACTTGGTGAGCTTTCTGAATATAtctcacgaagattctgattcaAATGGGCACACAAATGTTGAGGATCAGATATATGACGAGATGGAGAGCCAGAAAAGCCGTGATATGTATGTGGATCGATCTTCATCTGCACTATCTGATAGGAGTTCAGAAGCTGCAAGTCTGCAGTTAGGAAGGATCTTTCGTTATATATGGTACCAGATGCGCTCCAATAATGATATAGTGTGTTACTGTTgttttgttcttgtgttcttatGGAACTTCAGTTTGCTATCGATGGTGTATCTCGGGGCTCTTTACTTGTATGCATTATGTGTAAATACAGGTCCAAGTTACATCTTCTGGGTTATCATTTTGATATATACAGAAATTTACATCTTACTCCAGTATCTGTACCAAATTATAATTCACCACTGTGGGATGAGTATTGATCCTGTCCTGTTACGAGAATTAGGTTTCCCAACACACAAAATTATGTCTTCCTTTGTTGTCAGTTCATTACCTCTCTTTCTTGTCTATATTTTTACCCTCATCCAAAGCTCCATAACACCTAAAGATGGTGAATGGATGTCATCTATAAACTTCAGGTTTAAGGGGAAAGATCTCCATCGAAAAGATGATCCTGCTCGATATAACTGGCAAGAGAAGGTAGGAGATCTACTGAATCAGATGGCTAATATGGTTAAAATGATAATCAGAAGCTTCTTTAGATACTGGAAGTCACTCACACAAGGAGCAGAATCTCCTCCTTATTTTGTCCAGGTGTCTATGGATGTCAACTTCTGGCCAGAGGATGGGATTCAACCAGCAAGGATCGAATCTGGAATTAATCAGTTGCTCAGAGTTGTCCATAAGGATAAGTGTATGGAAAAGAACCCAAACCTTTGCCCTTTTGCTAGTAGGGTTAATGTTCAAAGCATTGAAAGAAGTCAAGAGAATCCCAATGTTGCCTTGGTTGTTTTAGAGGTTGTCTATTCCTCTCCTGTAACTAATTGTTCGTCAGCAGAATATAACTTTTCTTTAACTCCAGCCGATGATGTAGCGAAGGAAATCCTGAAAGCTAAGCGTGCAGGTTTTGTGGAAGAAGTGGGATTCCCTTATCATATACTCTCAGTTATTGGTGGAGGCAAGAGAGAAATTGATCTGTATGCATACATATTTTGTGCAGATCTGATTGTATTCTTTCTTGTTGCTATCTTCTACCAGTctgtcataaaaaataaaagtgagttCCTTGAAGTGTATCAGCTTGAAGACCAGTTTCCGAAAGAATTTGTCTTCATTTTAATGGTatatctttaatttgttttttgaTTTCATCCTTCTTTTATTTTAACTTGCCTGGAAAAATTTAGTTAGAGTTATATTACTAAACTAAAAATGGGGTCAGCCATAACCTAAATTATTTGACCCGAATATTGAGTCAACAAAGCAGGCCAAGTATGATAACATTTATGTAGTTCTCTAATAATTTATGCTCTGTAAAAGTGTCCTGGACCTTTGAAATAGTTCAGTTTATTATTCCTTTCTTGTTAAATGGAATGGAATTTTAGATTCATTTTTTCCCCTTGAATGACTAAGTTCTTCAATGGCATGTTTATGAAACATTTTTATATATACGTGAGAATGGTCAGatgatttatttgttattttgttgCTAGAGTTACCATGTCATATATTCTTCTTATAAGAGTTTCTTCTTCTATTCAGGCTATCTTCTTCTTGATTGTGGTTGATCGAATAATATACCTCTGCTCATTTGCCACGGGCAAAgtgattttctatattttcaaccTCGTGCTCTTCACATATTCAGTTACGGAATATGATTGGCAGTTAGACCCATCCCAGAAACATGCTGCTCAGTTTGCTCTCCGTGCTATTTTTTCAGCAAAAGCACTTTCTCTAGCACTTCAGGCTGTACAAATTCGTTATGGCATTCCTCACCAAAGCACATTGTATCGTCAATTTTTGACTAGTGAAGTTTCACGGATCAATTACTTAGGATATAGGCTTTACCGTGCATTGCCATTCCTTTATGAATTACGATGTGTACTTGATTGGTCATGCACAACCACATCCCTCACCATGTATGACTGGCTGAAGGTAAGATCTGTAAATATTCATTTGTAAATCAGGTATCTTCATATGCTGAAATTGCATTGTATTTCAGAATGAAAATGCACTAGGGAATTATCTGTATATTTCTTGCTTTACTTCTTGACTGCAGGAAAGCTGTTTTAATACATAGGCAGTCTACAACTTCTGAGTGCTGACATTTTAATCGTCATGTTCCTTTTGGAGATTGAATTTCagctttattttttgttgttttttgccTCCTCTATTATGTCCCTGCTCCtctaattttaattgattttgtggTGTTGTGTGCTTCAATATTTCTGCCCTTGACAAATTTTGCATAacgtcatttatttttctgccccAAATAGCTGTCAGGAAAATAAACACTCACTTAATgatatcaataaaaattaatttaagttcATATTGAATGAAATTCTTTTGCTACACATCATTCAGTTTAAAAATGAATGCTACTTGAAAAAGTTATGATGATTCCACTGGTAAAAGATAGTCTGAAGGTGTTGAGTCCCACACTAACTAGGTATTTGTCTTCATATGCCCCATAATCTTGAGATGATATTAGAGACTCATAATTTCTGGGAAACCCACAAATGTCTTTTCCTTTGCACTTCATATAGCAAAATCTAATCCTAGGCACGAGAGGGTGTGGTAAGTTACATCAACTAAGCATATGACCTAGACAATCTTTATAGTCACTTGGGTAGTCCTTCTTAAGCTAGTCTTTGGGAAGGAGTTAATCCCACGTTTGACAGTTGTAAGTTATAGAAGCAGTATTTGGTAATTATGGTATGCACATTTCATTTGATAGTATCAAATACAATTTGTTGATTATGGTATGTACATTTCATTTGGTAGTATCAAATACAATGTAGAAGGTTTCTGCTGTTGCTGAATTCATTAAATTGTTTCTGAAAGAGCAAAATGGAAAACTATGACGTTGCATTATGAATTTTAAAACCATGTCATTGATAagacctttttctttttttcatttcagCCTTTGCATGTCCTTTATAGATCATAGCCATCTGTTAAATCTCATAAACGGTGGTAGCAACACTGTTAGTTTATCTTATATCTTAAATTCatttggaaaataatatttttcaagtTGTGATGTTTTCTGATTATAAATTCCACTTGGTTCAGAAATTAACCTATGCATCCTTTTCCCCTCTCTGTGATAGCTGGAGGACATAAATGCAAGTTTGTACCTTGTCAAATGCGATTCAGTGTTGAATAGAGCTACACACAAGCAAGGGGAGAAGCAAACGAAAATGACCAAATGCTGCAATGGGATATGCTTGTTCTTTGTATTAATTTGTGTTATATGGGCTCCAATGCTGGTAAGTAGACAACTGAAGCCTTTGATTTCCTAATTTATTAATAGTAGCGGTATCTTTTTCATTCAGATAACTTAATTTTCAGACACATCAGTTTTATGCATTTGCTAGTGTTTGCATATATATGACCCTCAGTTTAATGAGTAAAAAGGTGGTCTTATTCTTATTACTGCTTAAATagagtttaattaaattttggGTTTTGTGTGCTCTTATTAACGTTTTAAAGATGATAAGTTTCAACTTCTCAAAACTAAGGGGAGCTTTGGAGAAAGGGTTAAGTTGTCTCCATGTGATTTTAATGTCACAGGTTCGAGTCGTGGAATTAGCCACTGATGCTTGTTTTCAGTTAGTCTGCCTACATTTCCGTGACCCTACATAACACAAGATGCTTGTGTACTAAACTGcttttcttcttcaacttctCAATACACTAAATACATTgaaaactttaaaataaataaaatctataATATATACTTTTCCCATGAAAATTTATCATTTTAGTACATCTTAACAAGTGTCTCTAGGGTACTTGATAGCAAAATCAATGTCTTATTATCTTCTCTTTTTTGggggtttttttggttttttttgggGGGAGGGGGGTACCTGACCCTATATACATGTCACAAGGTAAGAATAAGTACACACATAATTTCAAAGACATAATTAATAATGGCAATCATAGCTACACCTACACATCCCAACGTCACACATTCATTGCATGCATAATTTCTAAGGGTAACATTCCAGTGAGTACGTTTTGATGTTCCCCATAGTAGTTGGCCTTTATATTACAAGACTGCAGGTTGGACGATTGATCTTATTAACTTGATTTTACTTCTGGAATTGGATGATGTGATTGTCATATCATTTAAGAACCTAAGTCTGCATTATCATTTTACTGAAGTTCAATGTAGAGTTTGTGCATTTTATCAAGTATGCTTACTCATGCATATACTTGATCCTTGGATCACGATAGCATGTAACAATTCATTGATGTTTGTTTATGttgtttgtttcttttgcttACAGATGTATAGCAGTGGTAACCCGACAAACATTGCCAACCCAATTAAAGATGCCAGCTTTAAGGTTGATATCAAGACAGTTAGTGGAAGGTTGAGTTTGTATGAAACTACTCTGTGTGAAAGAATCGAGTGGAATAAACTCGATTCTGATGCCAATCTTGATCCTCATGGCTATTTGGACacatataataagaatgatatcCAATTGATATGCTGTCAAGCTGATGCTAGTACATTGTGGCTTGTCCCAAGTGTTGTTCAGACAAGATTGATTCAGTCCCTTGATTGGTATGATGACATGGAAATTTTTTTTACCTGGATACTTTCAAGAGACAGGCCTAAAGGGAAAGAAGTGGTGAAGTATGAAAAAGCTGTTGATCCTCAGTATCTTCCAAGTCAATCTGATGTTCAAAAGGTTCTGAATGGCTCTATGACCAGCTTTagggtttataaattttatccgAGATATTTCCGTGTTACTGGTTCTGGTGACGTTAGAAATTTGGATGAGGTAACTTGTCTTCagctttttctcttttcctctGCTATTGagacttttttatttgtttgaaaGTAATACTCTAATAGCGTATCGGCATTTCCTATGTGACTGGTAGAAGCTGATTATCTTCTATATTTATTGCTGTAATCTTCCCTCTAACAAAGCAACCTTTGCTTTTAATATACAATTTAGTTCTAAAATCATAGGGAGGAGACATGGCATTCATTTCTCCGattattatgatatattttgtaccTTTTGCCTCATATGCtcctaaattattattaaaaaattgaattcaatttttcaGGATAGCACTGTCAGTGCTGATCTTGTTTTACATCGTGAGCAATTTGAGTGGTGGGCCTTCCAAGATATTCAGCCATCAAATTTGAGTGGATTTTGTGGAGGCCACACAGGACCTGTAGCAATCGTAGTATCCGAGGAGACGCCACCACGTAAGTTGGCCGGGGAATTTGTTTAAAATATAAGTACATGTCATATTTCACTGTTTTATCTATAATATGCTATTATAATATTTCTTAAGAGTATCTTAATACTTCTACAGAGGGTATTCTTGGTGATACACTCAGCAAGTTCAGTATATGGGGGCTCTACATAACCTTTGTTCTAGCTGTTGGACGTTTTATCAGACTCCAGTGCTCTGACTTAAGGATGAGAATTCCCTTTGAAAACCTACCTTCGTGTGACAGGTACTGCAGATTTATTTCATGAAGATGTAAATCTACAAAGTTCTTCCTCCATTCTCATGAGAATTTGTTGATAACCTTCTAGACAAGATTTGCACCTTGTGTAATTGTATCAACGAGTACTATAGAGTGAAAGAGTGTATCATTGGCACGTTATTATTCGTCAATTTCACCACAACTGAAGTCACTTAACATGCATCATTCTCCTAGGGGATCATTAAAATCCTCTTCAAGAAGCTTCTTGTGATAACTTACATTATTGTTGTTCCATGATTCTGATGTAGGTTGATAGCCATCTGCGAGGACATATATGCTGCAAGAGCGGAGGGTGAGCTTGGAGTCGAAGAGCTCCTTTACTGGACACTGGTGAAGATATATCGGTCACCACACATGCTGTTAGAGTACACCAAACCCGATTAGACAAGGTTGAACACTACCTTCTGGTTACTAACAACTAACAAGGGGAATTGATGTTCACACATCTGGTTTGACTGCCACGCATATTGAAAGAGGTGCCACCAACGTTTTGTTGGTCAGAACTC is drawn from Arachis hypogaea cultivar Tifrunner chromosome 12, arahy.Tifrunner.gnm2.J5K5, whole genome shotgun sequence and contains these coding sequences:
- the LOC112728458 gene encoding piezo-type mechanosensitive ion channel homolog isoform X3; this translates as MKIWEMVGLWHYPIPGFFLLAQFCLGILVALGNLVNNSVFLCLSDEDGQSSNEQCSVEEKGETKVLIVATIAWGLRKCSRAIMLTLIFLIAIKPGFIHAVYMIFFLIYLLSHNVSRKLRQALILLCEIHFALLYALQINLISNALEKKGSVSMEVVMQLGLVGEDSDWDFLEVALLGCFCSVHNHGFDMLFSFSAIIQHTPSAPIGFGILKAGLNKSVLLSIYSSSSVRQSDDSFSYERRIASYLSAIGQKFLSIYRSCGTYIAFLTILLTVYMEKPNYIAFGYIFLLLLWITGRQLVERTKRPLWLPLKVYAISVFIFIYSLSSFTSLEMWLSKLIDLYFYLGFDPKASSFENVWESLAVLIVMQLYSYERRQSKLHKQAYMDQLEPGKVGFIRRFLIWHSQKILFIALFYASLSPISAFGFLYLLGCVICSILPKTSSIPSKSFLVYTGFLVTAEYLFQMWGKQAEMFPGQKYSDISLFLGLCVFQPGFWGRESGLRGKVLVIVACTLQYNVFRWLERMPNTVLNRGHWEEPCPLFVSSEDSFQHIDTCNEASKTSCNSHHPTEIQEGDSSKTLRIITAGHSQIPDTPSSKTRGSDSNRRKYFGFIWGSSRESHKWNKKRIVALRKERFETQIAVLRIYLKFWVENMSNLFGLEINMIALLLASFALLNAISMLYIALLAACILLNRHIIRKIWPVFVFLFASVLILEYFVIWKDSLPFSSHVPSGVHCHDCWKASTRHFDYCEKCWLGLVVDDPRMLISYFAVFMLAGFKLRADRLGNFSGSSTYRQIMFQRRNTFIWRDLSFETKSMWTFVDYLRLYCYCHLLDLVLILILITGTLEYDILHLGYLAFALVFFRMRLEILKKKNQIFKFLRIYNFAVIILSLAYQSPFVGGPSSGKCEKNYIYEMIGFYKYDYGFRITARSAIVEIIIFLLVALQSYMFSSKEFDYVCRYLEAEQIGAIVHEQEKKAAWKTAQLQQIRESEVKKRQRNMQVEKMKAEMLNLQVQLHSLNTSANCIDGFSHSGEGLRRRRSNSIISTHDIRIPDKEEQFPERLDHAMREDSVLPTELESSSTSMNVETSFTEEYMKHSVDSPVCEITEIDIDNNSSDSDKKGKGQAKEHPLRSAVQLIGDGVSQVQSIGNQAVNNLVSFLNISHEDSDSNGHTNVEDQIYDEMESQKSRDMYVDRSSSALSDRSSEAASLQLGRIFRYIWYQMRSNNDIVCYCCFVLVFLWNFSLLSMVYLGALYLYALCVNTGPSYIFWVIILIYTEIYILLQYLYQIIIHHCGMSIDPVLLRELGFPTHKIMSSFVVSSLPLFLVYIFTLIQSSITPKDGEWMSSINFRFKGKDLHRKDDPARYNWQEKVGDLLNQMANMVKMIIRSFFRYWKSLTQGAESPPYFVQVSMDVNFWPEDGIQPARIESGINQLLRVVHKDKCMEKNPNLCPFASRVNVQSIERSQENPNVALVVLEVVYSSPVTNCSSAEYNFSLTPADDVAKEILKAKRAGFVEEVGFPYHILSVIGGGKREIDLYAYIFCADLIVFFLVAIFYQSVIKNKSEFLEVYQLEDQFPKEFVFILMAIFFLIVVDRIIYLCSFATGKVIFYIFNLVLFTYSVTEYDWQLDPSQKHAAQFALRAIFSAKALSLALQAVQIRYGIPHQSTLYRQFLTSEVSRINYLGYRLYRALPFLYELRCVLDWSCTTTSLTMYDWLKLEDINASLYLVKCDSVLNRATHKQGEKQTKMTKCCNGICLFFVLICVIWAPMLMYSSGNPTNIANPIKDASFKVDIKTVSGRLSLYETTLCERIEWNKLDSDANLDPHGYLDTYNKNDIQLICCQADASTLWLVPSVVQTRLIQSLDWYDDMEIFFTWILSRDRPKGKEVVKYEKAVDPQYLPSQSDVQKVLNGSMTSFRVYKFYPRYFRVTGSGDVRNLDEDSTVSADLVLHREQFEWWAFQDIQPSNLSGFCGGHTGPVAIVVSEETPPQGILGDTLSKFSIWGLYITFVLAVGRFIRLQCSDLRMRIPFENLPSCDRLIAICEDIYAARAEGELGVEELLYWTLVKIYRSPHMLLEYTKPD
- the LOC112728458 gene encoding piezo-type mechanosensitive ion channel homolog isoform X2; the encoded protein is MWPSAESFNQICSSGVKHTNVLLRGGVFRTFSINFFTYGFPVSLFALSFWSFHFASLCAFGLLAYVGYIVYAFPSLFRLHRLNGLLLVFILFWAVSTYVFNVAFTFLNWKLGRDMKIWEMVGLWHYPIPGFFLLAQFCLGILVALGNLVNNSVFLCLSDEDGQSSNEQCSVEEKGETKVLIVATIAWGLRKCSRAIMLTLIFLIAIKPGFIHAVYMIFFLIYLLSHNVSRKLRQALILLCEIHFALLYALQINLISNALEKKGSVSMEVVMQLGLVGEDSDWDFLEVALLGCFCSVHNHGFDMLFSFSAIIQHTPSAPIGFGILKAGLNKSVLLSIYSSSSVRQSDDSFSYERRIASYLSAIGQKFLSIYRSCGTYIAFLTILLTVYMEKPNYIAFGYIFLLLLWITGRQLVERTKRPLWLPLKVYAISVFIFIYSLSSFTSLEMWLSKLIDLYFYLGFDPKASSFENVWESLAVLIVMQLYSYERRQSKLHKQAYMDQLEPGKVGFIRRFLIWHSQKILFIALFYASLSPISAFGFLYLLGCVICSILPKTSSIPSKSFLVYTGFLVTAEYLFQMWGKQAEMFPGQKYSDISLFLGLCVFQPGFWGRESGLRGKVLVIVACTLQYNVFRWLERMPNTVLNRGHWEEPCPLFVSSEDSFQHIDTCNEASKTSCNSHHPTEIQEGDSSKTLRIITAGHSQIPDTPSSKTRGSDSNRRKYFGFIWGSSRESHKWNKKRIVALRKERFETQIAVLRIYLKFWVENMSNLFGLEINMIALLLASFALLNAISMLYIALLAACILLNRHIIRKIWPVFVFLFASVLILEYFVIWKDSLPFSSHVPSGVHCHDCWKASTRHFDYCEKCWLGLVVDDPRMLISYFAVFMLAGFKLRADRLGNFSGSSTYRQIMFQRRNTFIWRDLSFETKSMWTFVDYLRLYCYCHLLDLVLILILITGTLEYDILHLGYLAFALVFFRMRLEILKKKNQIFKFLRIYNFAVIILSLAYQSPFVGGPSSGKCEKNYIYEMIGFYKYDYGFRITARSAIVEIIIFLLVALQSYMFSSKEFDYVCRYLEAEQIGAIVHEQEKKAAWKTAQLQQIRESEVKKRQRNMQVEKMKAEMLNLQVQLHSLNTSANCIDGFSHSGEGLRRRRSNSIISTHDIRIPDKEEQFPERLDHAMREDSVLPTELESSSTSMNVETSFTEEYMKHSVDSPVCEITEIDIDNNSSDSDKKGKGQAKEHPLRSAVQLIGDGVSQVQSIGNQAVNNLVSFLNISHEDSDSNGHTNVEDQIYDEMESQKSRDMYVDRSSSALSDRSSEAASLQLGRIFRYIWYQMRSNNDIVCYCCFVLVFLWNFSLLSMVYLGALYLYALCVNTGPSYIFWVIILIYTEIYILLQYLYQIIIHHCGMSIDPVLLRELGFPTHKIMSSFVVSSLPLFLVYIFTLIQSSITPKDGEWMSSINFRFKGKDLHRKDDPARYNWQEKVGDLLNQMANMVKMIIRSFFRYWKSLTQGAESPPYFVQVSMDVNFWPEDGIQPARIESGINQLLRVVHKDKCMEKNPNLCPFASRVNVQSIERSQENPNVALVVLEVVYSSPVTNCSSAEYNFSLTPADDVAKEILKAKRAGFVEEVGFPYHILSVIGGGKREIDLYAYIFCADLIVFFLVAIFYQSVIKNKSEFLEVYQLEDQFPKEFVFILMAIFFLIVVDRIIYLCSFATGKVIFYIFNLVLFTYSVTEYDWQLDPSQKHAAQFALRAIFSAKALSLALQAVQIRYGIPHQSTLYRQFLTSEVSRINYLGYRLYRALPFLYELRCVLDWSCTTTSLTMYDWLKLEDINASLYLVKCDSVLNRATHKQGEKQTKMTKCCNGICLFFVLICVIWAPMLMYSSGNPTNIANPIKDASFKVDIKTVSGRLSLYETTLCERIEWNKLDSDANLDPHGYLDTYNKNDIQLICCQADASTLWLVPSVVQTRLIQSLDWYDDMEIFFTWILSRDRPKGKEVVKYEKAVDPQYLPSQSDVQKVLNGSMTSFRVYKFYPRYFRVTGSGDVRNLDEDSTVSADLVLHREQFEWWAFQDIQPSNLSGFCGGHTGPVAIVVSEETPPQGILGDTLSKFSIWGLYITFVLAVGRFIRLQCSDLRMRIPFENLPSCDRLIAICEDIYAARAEGELGVEELLYWTLVKIYRSPHMLLEYTKPD
- the LOC112728458 gene encoding piezo-type mechanosensitive ion channel homolog isoform X1, coding for MGKFLAGFLLPSLLLAAALINWSLISLVDLIAFLVILYNVSQLGFHFRRRLLLLWPVVIFSVVAILSQVTYLLIWAAEPVSWSIPDAWWAKLIGFMIVQSWRSPYAIYFLVIQLLALIVALIDIYWKRCLQDTWQDSSRGHLLSIIEHLGSHLRVASCLLLPAIQLVVGISHPSWDSLPFFIGSCVGLVDWSLTSNFLGLFRWWRPLHLYAGVDIFLLYIYQLPVEFPTAIHRMADIIGLYKISANSEWTKICSSISIILYYTMLSFIRSDLEEMDFIVSRSDCSLTEQLLPSKHSFFIRESSSGVKHTNVLLRGGVFRTFSINFFTYGFPVSLFALSFWSFHFASLCAFGLLAYVGYIVYAFPSLFRLHRLNGLLLVFILFWAVSTYVFNVAFTFLNWKLGRDMKIWEMVGLWHYPIPGFFLLAQFCLGILVALGNLVNNSVFLCLSDEDGQSSNEQCSVEEKGETKVLIVATIAWGLRKCSRAIMLTLIFLIAIKPGFIHAVYMIFFLIYLLSHNVSRKLRQALILLCEIHFALLYALQINLISNALEKKGSVSMEVVMQLGLVGEDSDWDFLEVALLGCFCSVHNHGFDMLFSFSAIIQHTPSAPIGFGILKAGLNKSVLLSIYSSSSVRQSDDSFSYERRIASYLSAIGQKFLSIYRSCGTYIAFLTILLTVYMEKPNYIAFGYIFLLLLWITGRQLVERTKRPLWLPLKVYAISVFIFIYSLSSFTSLEMWLSKLIDLYFYLGFDPKASSFENVWESLAVLIVMQLYSYERRQSKLHKQAYMDQLEPGKVGFIRRFLIWHSQKILFIALFYASLSPISAFGFLYLLGCVICSILPKTSSIPSKSFLVYTGFLVTAEYLFQMWGKQAEMFPGQKYSDISLFLGLCVFQPGFWGRESGLRGKVLVIVACTLQYNVFRWLERMPNTVLNRGHWEEPCPLFVSSEDSFQHIDTCNEASKTSCNSHHPTEIQEGDSSKTLRIITAGHSQIPDTPSSKTRGSDSNRRKYFGFIWGSSRESHKWNKKRIVALRKERFETQIAVLRIYLKFWVENMSNLFGLEINMIALLLASFALLNAISMLYIALLAACILLNRHIIRKIWPVFVFLFASVLILEYFVIWKDSLPFSSHVPSGVHCHDCWKASTRHFDYCEKCWLGLVVDDPRMLISYFAVFMLAGFKLRADRLGNFSGSSTYRQIMFQRRNTFIWRDLSFETKSMWTFVDYLRLYCYCHLLDLVLILILITGTLEYDILHLGYLAFALVFFRMRLEILKKKNQIFKFLRIYNFAVIILSLAYQSPFVGGPSSGKCEKNYIYEMIGFYKYDYGFRITARSAIVEIIIFLLVALQSYMFSSKEFDYVCRYLEAEQIGAIVHEQEKKAAWKTAQLQQIRESEVKKRQRNMQVEKMKAEMLNLQVQLHSLNTSANCIDGFSHSGEGLRRRRSNSIISTHDIRIPDKEEQFPERLDHAMREDSVLPTELESSSTSMNVETSFTEEYMKHSVDSPVCEITEIDIDNNSSDSDKKGKGQAKEHPLRSAVQLIGDGVSQVQSIGNQAVNNLVSFLNISHEDSDSNGHTNVEDQIYDEMESQKSRDMYVDRSSSALSDRSSEAASLQLGRIFRYIWYQMRSNNDIVCYCCFVLVFLWNFSLLSMVYLGALYLYALCVNTGPSYIFWVIILIYTEIYILLQYLYQIIIHHCGMSIDPVLLRELGFPTHKIMSSFVVSSLPLFLVYIFTLIQSSITPKDGEWMSSINFRFKGKDLHRKDDPARYNWQEKVGDLLNQMANMVKMIIRSFFRYWKSLTQGAESPPYFVQVSMDVNFWPEDGIQPARIESGINQLLRVVHKDKCMEKNPNLCPFASRVNVQSIERSQENPNVALVVLEVVYSSPVTNCSSAEYNFSLTPADDVAKEILKAKRAGFVEEVGFPYHILSVIGGGKREIDLYAYIFCADLIVFFLVAIFYQSVIKNKSEFLEVYQLEDQFPKEFVFILMAIFFLIVVDRIIYLCSFATGKVIFYIFNLVLFTYSVTEYDWQLDPSQKHAAQFALRAIFSAKALSLALQAVQIRYGIPHQSTLYRQFLTSEVSRINYLGYRLYRALPFLYELRCVLDWSCTTTSLTMYDWLKLEDINASLYLVKCDSVLNRATHKQGEKQTKMTKCCNGICLFFVLICVIWAPMLMYSSGNPTNIANPIKDASFKVDIKTVSGRLSLYETTLCERIEWNKLDSDANLDPHGYLDTYNKNDIQLICCQADASTLWLVPSVVQTRLIQSLDWYDDMEIFFTWILSRDRPKGKEVVKYEKAVDPQYLPSQSDVQKVLNGSMTSFRVYKFYPRYFRVTGSGDVRNLDEDSTVSADLVLHREQFEWWAFQDIQPSNLSGFCGGHTGPVAIVVSEETPPQGILGDTLSKFSIWGLYITFVLAVGRFIRLQCSDLRMRIPFENLPSCDRLIAICEDIYAARAEGELGVEELLYWTLVKIYRSPHMLLEYTKPD